The following proteins come from a genomic window of Thiothrix winogradskyi:
- a CDS encoding DUF2589 domain-containing protein, translated as MLDLNHGKELSSIDFASMIGGPLVAVVDAQAAAAISTVDFIKSVGFYPDTKDSSGKTIPGDPVYVTFKFPKLIPGTDAVTGAITGVTVSDQGSGYASSPAVSVSGGGGSGAVLEAILDSEGKVVEIRIVSAGRNYATAPTLTLDPPPAGSGTSTATATATVGNVSAQPAKYQNMELQVPMLTIVPIPYLRVEEVEIKFNAKINSFTYENSSTSSRFDAAASASAGWGWGKAKISASYSTQKSSSSGTQVNRTYSLDIRVRAEQDELPGGMEKVLGILEGAMREVPALSASTVPATT; from the coding sequence ATGTTAGATTTAAATCATGGCAAGGAACTGTCGAGCATTGACTTTGCCAGCATGATTGGGGGGCCGTTAGTTGCAGTGGTTGATGCCCAAGCGGCAGCGGCGATATCCACGGTGGATTTTATCAAATCAGTGGGCTTTTACCCCGACACCAAGGATAGCAGCGGCAAAACCATTCCGGGTGATCCAGTTTATGTGACGTTTAAATTCCCTAAACTAATTCCGGGGACGGATGCGGTAACAGGGGCAATCACAGGGGTGACCGTCTCTGATCAAGGGAGTGGCTACGCCTCGTCACCTGCTGTTTCTGTCAGTGGGGGTGGAGGTTCCGGTGCCGTTCTGGAAGCTATCTTGGATAGTGAGGGGAAGGTTGTAGAAATTCGTATCGTCAGTGCGGGGAGAAATTATGCCACAGCCCCAACCCTGACTCTTGACCCACCGCCTGCCGGGAGTGGGACATCGACAGCGACAGCAACCGCGACAGTGGGGAATGTGTCTGCACAGCCTGCCAAGTACCAAAATATGGAATTGCAGGTACCGATGCTGACCATTGTGCCCATCCCCTACCTGCGGGTTGAGGAGGTGGAAATCAAGTTTAATGCCAAAATCAACAGCTTCACCTACGAAAACAGCAGTACCAGTAGCCGCTTTGATGCAGCGGCTAGTGCTTCGGCAGGTTGGGGATGGGGTAAGGCGAAAATCAGCGCCTCGTATTCCACCCAGAAGTCTTCCAGTTCCGGTACTCAGGTTAATCGTACCTATTCGTTGGATATACGGGTGAGGGCTGAGCAGGATGAGTTGCCGGGTGGGATGGAGAAAGTGTTGGGCATCCTAGAAGGAGCCATGCGGGAAGTCCCAGCGTTAAGTGCCTCCACTGTACCCGCCACAACCTAA